A region of the Bos mutus isolate GX-2022 chromosome 18, NWIPB_WYAK_1.1, whole genome shotgun sequence genome:
GTTCCTTGAGCAACGTTTATTGGGTCTGGGGTGTGTGCCACGCGTGCGCCGAGCGCTGGGGCGGGACAGGGGCATCAGACTCGGTCTCTGTACTCAGGAGGCTCGGAACTGGTGAACACTGAGCCGAAGACCCACACAGAGCAAGAGACAGGGGACAGAGACCGAGCCCCTCCGCATCTGGTGCAGTCACAGGGCTTCGAGTTAGACCGCGGGGAGAACAGGCGGCGGGCCGCGGGCCGAGACCCACGGTAACCGCCTCTTTCCATCTCCCGGCAGACTCCGCACCCCCGGCGAGGCTCGGGCGGGTCCGGCCACCCCCCAGTCGCGGCGGAGCCTGGCGCTGGCGGACGACGCGGCCTTCCGGGAGCGCGCGCGGCTGCTGGCCGCCCTCGAGCGCCGCCACTGGCTGAACTCGTACATGCACAAGCTGCTGGTGCTGGACGCGCCCTGAGCGCCTGCCCGCCCCACCTCAATAAAGACCGTGCTGTGCCTCCCGACTGCGCCTCCTTCCTGCGCCTCGTGTGCgtgtggtggtgggggtgtgtgtgtgtgtgtgtgtgtgtgtgtgtgtgtgtgtacacgtgcagAGGGCGGGCCCTGCGTCCGCTACGCTGGCCTCTACCCCTCCGTCCCCTCTGTTCTTTTTCCCTGCACTCATTCTTTTtcccctctgccccacctccTCTACACTActgccccagctctgccccttgcTCCCACTCTGTGCCTTTGTCCCTCTCCACTCGCATACCTGCTCCCAACCTACCCCGAGTCTCCATCCTCCccccttctcttgctctctgtaacCTTCCTGGTCTCTGTCCCCTCTGGGTCACTGGCCCTTCTCTGGGTCTCTATAGCTCACTGGGTATATGTCCTCCTCTCTCGGAGTCTCTATaagtctcttccttcctcctggctTCCCGGCCCTCTGGGGATTCTTcgtctcctttcttcttctttatgcCTAAAACTCTTCTTTCAATtcctttttctgaaaaataaggaACGCTTCGCAAATTTGtatgtcatccttgcgcaggggccatgataatcttctctgtatcgtttcaattttagtatatgtgctgctgaagtgagcACCTTCCTTCAATTCTTAATCACTTTTTCTCTGCCTGACTCATTCATGTTCTTCCCCCCTACCCCTTTCTTCCTATAGGTCTCCATCTTTTTCATCCAGCTCTCATTTTCTCTGAATTCCTTTTTTCTCACTCTCTCATCACTTCCCGACTTCTACTTTGGGCGCAGTGGAAAGATCGGAGGCGGTGGAATGGGGTGCGGGCCCTGGAGATGTACTTGCTATTCAAAATCAAGACTCCCTGAAACCTAGTTGTGTGGTATTGGGAAGGGCTTCTAACCTTTCAGCTCCCTTTTCCTCATCTATTGTAAGATTTAAACCAGATATACAATTAGAAGACTTAAATACAGTGCCCTTCTGGAAGCAAAATGTATTATCAGAAAAGGGTttctggggattccctggtgataGTGTTAGGACTCgacgctttcactgctggggtgggttcagtccctggtcgggaacaCACATCCCACAAGTCAAACGGAGCGAAACCCCACCCACcctcaaaaaaaatagaaaaggcctTTCTTGCAGCAGCCTGCAGCAGTTTCTGCAGGGTGTTGTTCGAACTGCGCGATTTCCAGATCCGGGTGCCAGTCGGGAcgggaggagaggagaaaggagacaggCAACAGGTTCCAGGAGGCATGAGACGGAGGCGGGGAAACACCTGGCCCACCCGTGAAGGAAGCGAGGAAGCAGCTAATCAGAATCTGCCCCTCGCTTTTTTTGTCTGTGTCTGGAGGCTCCGCTGGCCCTTCAGTCTTGCCCTTCAGTGGtgaccatggcaacccactcccctaACCGGACGCTGGGGGTTCTGAGTCAAGCTCCCGGGGCAATTCTCGCGGACCGCGCTCTGATTGGGCTTCAGAAGAGAGGAGCTGGGCACGTCATCGTGGGGAAAGGGGGCGGGGCTGGCACGTTGTGATTGGCAACTTCCCCGATAATTTGCATTCCGAGAGGCGGATCGCGCCCTAATTGGCCGTTAGGCTGTGGGGTGGGGCCTATTTCCCTGTTACTTAGAAATACTAAGCAAGGAATAACTgtactcctggtggctcagtggtaaagaatccgcctgccgatgcagtaaacgcaggagacctgggagacGCAGagtcgacccctgggtcgggaagatcccctggagtaggaaatgacaacccactccagcattctcacctggaaaattccatggacagatgagcccggCAtactacagttgatggggtcgcaaagagtcagacatgactgagcatgcacatgtcaCAAAAACAAGGAGTTGGCCAAAGTTTACAAACAAGACTCTGGCAGTCTGAGGGCATTTTCCCAGGTTGTCAGCGCtaggaaaggacagaagaactGGAACCCAAATATGTGCAACTTCAGAAGTCTGATCATTCCTCTACTTTCATGgagaaacagaattaaaatgtCATGAGGAGGCTTATCTTCTGTTTGCTGAAGGGCCTGGTAATTGTGTCTTGTTGGATCCTGGCCTATGCTCTTCCTGTACTTTCTCCTCCCCAGATCTCTTTCCTAGCATTTGAGGCTTTTCAGAGAATGGTGCCTGGAACCCCTTCCCTTCTCACACTACTCCTCTCTCCTCAGGAAATTTCAGCCATCTCCATACTTCAATCACCATCATAGATAGTAACACCCAGACTCCATTTCCAGACTAAGAGCTCAAGGTTCAGGGCTCCAGCCTTCTTGGAACACTCCACCCCACATGAGTTCAGTGTCCCCCGAAACCCACTCCTTCTCATGGGGTCCCCACATTGGGAATGGCTCCACTGTCCACCAGTCACTGGGTCACATGCCGGCCCTTGCTTTCCTCCTTCAAGGCCTGGTGCCGTCCTTCCTGCTCTACCACTCTCTGCCCTGCgcttcatccacccacccaccccagctcAGGCCTCATGCCCTCCTATCTCTTCCGTGCTTCCTGCCTCCAGTTTCACTCCATTATCCATCCCCTGTACAGGCTCAGGCGGTCTCTTTCCCACCTAGAGTTGATTCTGCCTTTTCTCTGATCAGAGCCCTTTCTCAGACACTTGGCAGTACAGCTCAAGCTGGTGTTCAAAATGCTTAATGGACTCTTGTCTACCCATCTTACTTCTCTCAACTTTAAAGCATCAAATCCATCtctggcttcattttttttttttttaattcaagcaaCATAGTGCTATGTTTCTGCACACAGACAAGTTTTCCATCCACCTGGTCGTTACacattcattttttccctctgcctgggatACGCTTCGCCGCCTCTGCTCACTATAACCAACCTTATCCATCTTTCAAGACTAAATGCAAAATCTGTCCCATATTTGGAAAGAAATCTCTAACTTTCCAGGCGGGGATAGGTGCTTTTTCTGAGCTCTCACAGAGCCTGGGCCACCTCTACCATGATCCCTCCCTTGCTCAAAGCTCTCTTGAAGAAGTCTCTGCAGTGCTGAAACTGCTTTATATCCTGACCTGGGTTTTGCTTTCATGGGTGTTTACATGTACAATAATTTACCCAGCTGATATTTGGGATTTGTCCATTTATCACTGTATGTCAGTTACAGCTTAATTACAAAGTAAATAAccaaaaacaagtaacaaaacATCCCCAAACCCCTGTCATCCTCAGGAAAAAATCAACACTCTTCAGCCTGGCATTGGAGGGTCTGCTTTTCTGTCTTATAGATCTagccatggcaaatagatgatcACTAAGAATGAGCTGAATGAACAAAGAGCACATCCTTTCCTGCTGTTGgtgacatttgtgtgtgtgtgtgtgtgcgtggtggCCCACATCTCATTCTCCCTCTTTCTGCCAGGAGTCTCCCAGCTGCCCTTACAGTGAGGAGTGGTCATGCCGAACAGTTCTGGCCAACAAGGCAGAGTCTGCTGCTGGCTCTGGGAAGGCTATAGCTTTCCTTTATAAAAAGGAAGGGATGTGTGTCCACTTCTCCCTGCAGACATCACTTGTGAAGCTATAGTGTCATCTCCTGAGCACAAGGGAAGGGCCAAGAGAGGTAGAGAGAATTACAGCACTCTGCCCCAGTGCTGTGGAGACTGAGCTGTGGGCTGACAGCTGCCCTTCTTCAGACTTGGTTTGTGAGGAAACTATAACCCCTAGCGTTTTGCTATCATTACAAAACCAAGAGACTTCACATAAAAACCCAATACAGAGGTGTGGCTCCTGGAGCACTGTATCTGGGGTCCCTGACAGCGGGATAATCCCAAGTCACAGTAGCACGACCACGGGAATAACAGGAGAAAGAGCCCTAGGAAGTCACCGAACTAGACATTGCTCTGCAGGGGTAGGGGGCATGGCTCACACTGGAGGAGGCTGGAGGTAGCAGAGCTGGAGGTGGGGCCACGTGGGTGGCGGGGACTGGCCCAGCAGCAGGAcggagagcagcagcagcagcagcaggcccaggAGTGGCGCTGGGATCAGGAGGTGCCGGGTGACCCTGCGGGGAGGCAGCACAGTGCTTGGCGGCGCCCTGGGGGGCCCGTGGTGTCCCAGATGTCTGACCACCACCCTCCTTCTGGAGATGCTGTGGGGTGCACCTGAGCCACCGGAGGTGCAGGGGCCACAGGCAGAGCTGGCCCCAGACCGGCCTCCTGACTGGGACCAGCTCCTTCACCATGGGCACCAGGGCCTGCTGCAGCTCTGGTTCTGAGGGGCTGCTAAGGACAAAGGAAGGCAGGGCAATGGTGTTGGTCTTCTCCTTGGCCCCCAACTCCCATCCCAGGCCCCTGGGTCCCGCTACCTCTCAGGAGGGTTTCCGAGGATGTCTCCAGGGTGTGAGTCttctggatggaaggggaggtCCACCTGGAAGGACAAAGGGGACAAATGGCCTCAGGTTTGTTGGACCAGGAGAGGCGCTCGAGTCAGCCCACCGGACAGAAGTGAGCACGCGGAAGGGGGCGGGACACAGTGGTGCAGTGCGAGCGCCTCCCCAGCACACGCTGCTGCGCCGGGCTCCCAGCTCTGCCAGTTTCCTGTCGCGTGTCGCCTGCAAATCACCCCACCTGTCAGGCCCCACTTTCTCCATCTGCCAGACAGAAGAGATGGCAACGCCCGCCTCAAAGGGCTGAAGTGGAAAATGAATGAGAGAAATGTGGGCAAAACCTAAACTATCAGGAGGTgggcttagaacagtgtctggtggACAGCACCCAGTAACCATGTGAGCTACTcagtattattatttccattttctgtctGACTCTGGAAGTACCCAAGCCCCCTGAGGTCAAAGACTATCTCCTCCAGGAACCCAGCCCTGGCCTGCGCCTAGTGCAGCATGGACACTCCTTGGGTCCATCTTCCTGCCCCACACCGGGCCCAGCAGGTATTTTAAGATTAAAGCCCCCAATACTCCTTACTTTGCCACCTCATCCcccatgtgtttctttttccctGTGTCTTTCTGAAAGGGTGTTCCCTCTGTAGATCTCAGGCTTTCTCATGCATGCCTTTGGTCTGGGGATGATGACTATGGCAGTAACAATACAATAATAAATGAGGAGTTCCAGCAACACCCTGGTCTCAGCCACTGTCTTCACCTCTGTCACCTACTGTGcgtctgctctgtgccaggcactttatgATGCGATCCTTA
Encoded here:
- the PTH2 gene encoding tuberoinfundibular peptide of 39 residues; the encoded protein is METRQVPRSPRVRLLLLLLLLVSWGHRTASGVALPPAGVFRLRTPGEARAGPATPQSRRSLALADDAAFRERARLLAALERRHWLNSYMHKLLVLDAP